One window from the genome of Paenibacillus azoreducens encodes:
- a CDS encoding YhcN/YlaJ family sporulation lipoprotein, translated as MMRSKVITLSVSAALLVSVVGVTGCTTKQPANTNVHTRNVHDGRMLDGRTDGTRLNVNSLRDGNRYSTYNTDGHYGTYSARHDLSNVTSSQHIANKVAAMKEVRTANVLKAGNSAYVAVSLEHGATNTTATGTHGQFRTKNFGTMNNSSFSTSSVSPNNGRLYTPSGITGTTRTGTGANFHGYTTSTGTPITKGNGFNATTPGTAGTSQTYSQNYNVDTHVKNKITDVVKKADPSITHVYVSANPDFVQRVNNYATNVKNGHPISGMVSELSTMIERVFPMHTTTTPTPYNNRVTPMGNVPSAPLGKTPAGRHIMQ; from the coding sequence ATGATGCGATCTAAAGTAATTACGCTTTCCGTATCCGCGGCACTTCTCGTCAGCGTTGTTGGCGTGACCGGTTGTACGACGAAACAACCTGCCAACACGAACGTCCATACCAGAAACGTTCATGACGGGCGAATGCTCGACGGACGGACGGACGGGACCAGACTGAACGTCAACTCCTTGAGAGACGGCAACCGTTACTCGACGTATAATACGGACGGACATTACGGTACGTATAGTGCAAGACATGACTTGAGCAATGTGACTTCTTCCCAGCATATCGCCAATAAAGTGGCTGCGATGAAGGAAGTACGCACAGCCAATGTCCTGAAAGCCGGCAACAGCGCTTATGTAGCCGTATCTCTGGAACATGGCGCAACGAATACCACCGCTACAGGCACGCATGGCCAGTTTCGCACCAAAAACTTCGGCACCATGAACAACAGCAGCTTCAGCACCAGTTCCGTAAGTCCGAATAACGGCCGCTTGTACACGCCGTCAGGAATTACCGGAACAACGCGCACGGGAACGGGTGCCAATTTTCATGGTTATACGACAAGTACCGGCACACCGATTACCAAAGGCAATGGTTTTAATGCAACGACACCGGGAACTGCAGGCACCAGTCAAACCTATTCCCAGAATTACAATGTAGATACGCATGTTAAAAACAAAATAACGGATGTCGTTAAAAAAGCCGACCCAAGCATCACCCATGTGTATGTATCTGCTAATCCTGATTTTGTCCAACGCGTCAATAATTATGCGACTAATGTGAAAAACGGGCATCCGATCAGCGGTATGGTATCCGAACTTTCAACGATGATCGAGCGAGTTTTCCCGATGCATACGACTACAACTCCAACTCCATATAACAACCGCGTAACCCCAATGGGTAACGTTCCATCGGCTCCGCTCGGAAAAACGCCTGCAGGCAGACATATAATGCAATAA
- a CDS encoding glycosyltransferase family 4 protein, which yields MMKVLFTFYNPSGGMETLNRVRSKALQKRGIECHLLYTVGGHGLKNIEGIATYIMNSETDIHGLIEREQYDAIIVCTDINMLVKIGNLGYRGTLIYELQGLGTPSETEIILEDYRTRIIEHADALLYPHNPLLKKMLGSYFSSIPQFCFDDPLDCDHFGYREGTRLPYPVIGWIGRIQANKNWIEFLRIGTRLIQINPQIHLWFFDDDTLAHPDELNSFRHIVSSSPLLSQRLIRYSNVPHHQMAEYLSMIGDSGGMLVSTSIQEGFGYAVAESMLCRCPVLSTDSGGVRRLIYPNLTGKYYSRGNIEDAVKEAVILMIDSHTRNWLVKNAEAHIKKHFSADLYSERFLEMMHRV from the coding sequence ATGATGAAAGTCTTATTTACCTTTTATAATCCAAGCGGTGGAATGGAAACACTGAACCGGGTTCGAAGCAAAGCGCTGCAGAAAAGGGGTATCGAATGCCATTTGCTATATACTGTTGGCGGGCATGGACTGAAGAATATCGAAGGAATAGCGACTTATATCATGAACAGCGAAACGGACATACATGGTTTAATCGAACGCGAACAATATGACGCTATCATCGTGTGTACGGATATCAATATGCTGGTGAAAATCGGGAATCTAGGCTATAGGGGGACACTGATTTATGAATTGCAAGGTTTAGGTACACCTTCGGAAACGGAGATTATTCTCGAAGATTACAGAACCAGAATCATAGAGCATGCGGATGCGCTGCTTTATCCTCACAATCCACTTCTTAAAAAAATGCTTGGATCGTATTTTTCATCCATCCCCCAATTTTGTTTCGATGACCCGCTCGATTGCGACCATTTCGGTTATAGGGAAGGGACCCGTTTGCCTTATCCCGTGATCGGCTGGATCGGCCGGATTCAAGCGAATAAAAACTGGATTGAGTTTCTGCGGATCGGAACGAGATTGATCCAGATCAATCCCCAGATTCACCTATGGTTTTTTGACGATGATACATTGGCTCATCCTGACGAGTTGAATTCGTTCAGACATATTGTCTCTTCCTCTCCTCTTCTGTCGCAGCGGCTGATTCGCTATTCCAATGTCCCGCATCATCAAATGGCGGAATACTTAAGCATGATCGGGGATTCGGGAGGAATGCTTGTCTCCACTTCCATTCAAGAAGGATTCGGATATGCCGTAGCGGAAAGCATGCTGTGCCGATGCCCGGTGCTTTCCACGGACTCTGGGGGAGTTCGAAGATTGATTTACCCAAATCTTACCGGCAAATATTATTCAAGAGGAAATATTGAAGATGCCGTAAAAGAAGCGGTAATTCTCATGATTGACAGCCATACGAGAAATTGGCTCGTGAAGAATGCTGAAGCGCATATCAAAAAACATTTTTCCGCGGATCTATATTCTGAGCGATTTTTGGAAATGATGCACCGTGTATAA
- a CDS encoding glycosyltransferase: MPVYKQSPVFLQSALHSVLNQTFTRFRFVIVIDGAPEMEPLVRRIVHGDPRVEIISHVVNRGVSQALNTGFNELFKDEEIQYLTWVSSDNIYRPQYLEVFRSALEAGPENLGLVYSSFQAIDNHDVPQYDEAMLAALRKYQDKPKEKLLDSSIVGVSFMYKAKYAKMVDGGYCLPPVEDYDYWLKITEYCDIQYIPVELMDYRVDSTFSVSAQLKSAEAHRHWRYTYHLARHTARVRRGISPEISMLFPVSENSAAAIHRVENLYEQVYSNYVCYILDLSFDKQVTASLSQIPHPTTCFQWHPGLQAEKAAYLAAQEIQTPYAMLLNTEGFPNVMDLEILYRQLVQSVPDVWSNYYLDDHLDIAYRTAESLEPLQNNELYRTGKLVDMLKRIIMKNGGL, from the coding sequence ATGCCTGTATACAAACAAAGTCCGGTATTTCTGCAATCTGCGCTTCATTCCGTGTTGAATCAGACGTTTACGCGGTTCAGGTTCGTCATCGTCATCGACGGCGCTCCCGAAATGGAGCCCCTGGTTCGAAGAATCGTTCATGGCGATCCGCGTGTCGAGATCATTTCGCATGTGGTAAACCGCGGAGTATCGCAAGCCCTCAATACGGGATTTAACGAACTGTTTAAAGATGAAGAGATTCAATATTTAACCTGGGTTTCCAGCGATAACATTTATAGGCCCCAATATCTCGAAGTATTTCGGTCAGCCCTAGAAGCCGGCCCCGAAAACCTTGGCCTGGTTTACAGCTCATTCCAAGCCATAGATAACCACGATGTTCCTCAGTATGACGAGGCTATGCTGGCGGCATTGCGTAAATATCAGGATAAGCCAAAGGAGAAGCTTCTTGATTCATCCATCGTCGGTGTTTCTTTTATGTATAAAGCAAAGTATGCCAAAATGGTCGACGGAGGTTACTGCCTCCCTCCGGTCGAAGACTATGATTATTGGTTAAAGATTACGGAATATTGCGATATTCAATATATTCCGGTTGAGCTGATGGACTATCGCGTCGATTCCACCTTCAGCGTATCCGCTCAACTAAAATCAGCCGAGGCCCATCGGCATTGGCGTTACACTTATCATCTGGCCAGACATACCGCCCGGGTACGAAGGGGAATTTCACCTGAAATCAGTATGCTATTCCCGGTCTCCGAAAATTCCGCGGCCGCCATACACCGGGTCGAAAACCTGTACGAACAGGTATACAGCAATTATGTATGTTATATATTGGATCTTTCCTTCGATAAACAGGTAACGGCATCATTATCGCAAATCCCGCATCCTACGACTTGCTTTCAATGGCATCCGGGACTTCAAGCCGAAAAGGCTGCTTACCTTGCAGCGCAGGAAATTCAAACGCCTTATGCCATGCTGCTGAACACCGAAGGGTTTCCCAACGTCATGGATCTGGAAATATTATATAGACAGCTGGTGCAGTCGGTACCCGATGTCTGGTCAAATTATTATCTGGATGATCATTTGGACATAGCTTATCGGACAGCTGAGTCATTAGAGCCGCTTCAAAACAATGAACTATACCGAACCGGTAAACTGGTAGATATGCTTAAGCGTATAATTATGAAAAATGGTGGTCTATGA
- the nagA gene encoding N-acetylglucosamine-6-phosphate deacetylase, with amino-acid sequence MSEVSGQLLYGKVVVPGSVIEDGAVAIQDGTIVFAGEAKNLPDSWQKLAANGKKTDGYIVPGFIDVHVHGGSGEDFMYSGKAELDKITSFHCSQGTTAMLATTMTAPKEAIDKVLREVDAYRKQDMPFTILEGVHMEGPFISPKWPGAQNPEHIVNPNVEWLESWEAQYPGLIKQVTLAPEREGALEAIAWMSEHGINAALGHTDATYEQVEAAVEAGLRQAVHTFNAMTPIHHRKPGTAGAVLSDDRINAEIIADGIHVHPACIAILTKVKQDDNLILITDAMSAAGMPDGDYTIGDLPVQVKDGVAILKGESNSLAGSTLTMIKGFRYLVETIGLSVEHASRIASHNPAKRLRIDDRTGTLEAGKQADVLMLDNSLNIQGVWVRGRQVF; translated from the coding sequence ATGAGTGAAGTTTCCGGTCAGTTATTATATGGCAAGGTTGTTGTTCCAGGCAGCGTGATAGAAGACGGAGCCGTCGCCATCCAGGACGGAACAATCGTTTTTGCGGGTGAGGCGAAAAACCTGCCGGACTCCTGGCAAAAGCTCGCCGCAAACGGCAAAAAAACGGATGGGTATATCGTGCCTGGCTTTATCGATGTTCACGTTCATGGAGGCAGCGGTGAAGATTTTATGTATTCCGGCAAAGCCGAGCTGGACAAAATCACTTCCTTCCACTGCTCGCAAGGAACCACGGCCATGCTTGCCACCACGATGACCGCGCCGAAAGAAGCCATCGACAAAGTGCTGAGGGAAGTCGATGCTTACAGAAAGCAAGACATGCCTTTTACTATTCTTGAAGGCGTGCATATGGAAGGTCCTTTCATCAGCCCGAAATGGCCCGGAGCCCAAAATCCGGAACATATCGTCAATCCGAACGTGGAATGGCTTGAATCCTGGGAAGCACAGTATCCCGGCTTGATCAAGCAGGTTACCCTGGCTCCTGAACGCGAAGGCGCGCTGGAGGCGATTGCCTGGATGAGCGAACACGGCATTAACGCCGCCCTCGGACATACGGATGCAACCTATGAACAGGTGGAAGCAGCGGTTGAAGCGGGCCTGCGTCAAGCCGTTCATACTTTCAATGCCATGACCCCCATCCATCACCGCAAACCGGGAACGGCCGGGGCCGTTCTCAGCGACGACCGGATAAACGCCGAAATCATTGCTGACGGCATTCACGTGCATCCGGCATGCATTGCGATTTTGACTAAAGTGAAACAAGATGACAATTTGATTCTGATTACCGATGCGATGTCTGCAGCCGGCATGCCTGACGGCGACTATACCATCGGCGACCTGCCTGTGCAGGTGAAGGATGGCGTCGCCATTCTGAAAGGCGAATCGAACAGCCTCGCCGGCAGTACATTGACCATGATCAAGGGCTTCCGCTACTTGGTTGAAACGATCGGCTTGTCCGTAGAACATGCCTCCAGAATCGCCAGCCATAATCCTGCCAAACGGCTGCGCATCGATGATAGAACGGGAACGCTGGAAGCAGGAAAACAAGCCGACGTTCTGATGCTGGATAACAGTTTGAATATTCAAGGCGTTTGGGTACGCGGACGTCAGGTATTTTAA
- the nagB gene encoding glucosamine-6-phosphate deaminase — protein sequence MNIYTFKQEADFVSTGAGLIASLLHTKPRSVLGLATGSSPIGIYQRLIEMNQQGLVSFAKASSFNLDEYVGLPEGHPESYRTFMNEKLFNHIDIKKENTHIPDGNAADLEAESKKYDAMLEENGSVDLQILGLGHNGHIGFNEPDDSLTGGTHVVQLQEKTRKANARFFPSIGDVPTQAITMGVGSILKARQIMLLVRGEDKAEIVKRALTGPITTQCPASLLQCHPNVVVLLDQGAGRLLS from the coding sequence ATGAACATCTACACATTTAAGCAGGAGGCCGATTTTGTTTCCACCGGGGCGGGCCTCATTGCAAGCCTGCTTCACACGAAACCAAGGTCCGTGCTCGGACTGGCCACTGGCAGCTCGCCGATCGGCATCTATCAGCGCCTGATTGAAATGAACCAGCAGGGACTTGTCAGCTTCGCCAAAGCTTCCAGCTTCAATCTCGACGAATATGTGGGTTTGCCGGAAGGGCATCCTGAAAGCTATCGCACCTTTATGAACGAAAAGCTCTTTAACCATATTGATATTAAAAAAGAAAATACCCATATACCTGACGGCAACGCGGCAGATCTTGAAGCCGAATCCAAAAAATACGATGCCATGCTTGAAGAAAACGGATCTGTTGATCTGCAAATTCTGGGCCTGGGACATAACGGGCACATTGGATTCAACGAACCGGATGATAGCCTGACTGGCGGAACGCATGTTGTTCAGCTCCAGGAAAAAACTCGGAAAGCAAACGCCCGTTTCTTCCCTTCCATAGGCGATGTGCCGACACAGGCAATTACGATGGGCGTCGGAAGCATTCTGAAAGCCAGACAAATTATGCTGCTGGTACGCGGAGAAGATAAAGCCGAAATCGTCAAGCGGGCGTTAACAGGGCCGATCACGACTCAATGCCCGGCATCTTTGCTGCAATGTCACCCTAATGTTGTTGTGCTTCTGGATCAAGGCGCAGGGAGGTTATTATCATGA
- a CDS encoding MurR/RpiR family transcriptional regulator, protein MAPILYALAQEKEKLSQQERRIAEFILSSPAEVVHMGIKDLAEQCGTSPATVTRFCKVFHLKGYPDLKVKLSAEIAHTEMQERSQISHYQDIVANNPLSKIVEAMETNHLTSIRDTTSLLDMNRLAEAIRLLCNAQRIDLYGVATSSVVALDFYQKLIRIGKNCTAFADPHMQITSASTLTDRDVAVAISYSGETEETINALACAKDSGAATITLTSYGSNTLASMADIPLFVSSLEEGMRRGDMASRIAQLHIIDILFMGMSSEEFGQYVPKLEQSYQNVRNYRKKSRGGH, encoded by the coding sequence GTGGCGCCGATCTTATATGCCCTGGCACAGGAAAAAGAAAAACTGTCCCAGCAGGAACGCCGGATTGCCGAATTTATCCTCTCTTCCCCGGCGGAAGTGGTGCATATGGGAATCAAGGACCTCGCTGAGCAGTGCGGAACCAGTCCGGCCACTGTGACCCGTTTTTGCAAAGTTTTCCATTTAAAAGGATACCCGGATCTCAAGGTCAAACTATCTGCGGAAATTGCTCATACCGAAATGCAGGAACGAAGCCAAATTTCCCATTACCAGGATATCGTCGCCAACAATCCGTTATCCAAAATCGTGGAGGCCATGGAGACAAATCACCTCACCTCCATCCGGGATACGACTTCGCTGCTGGATATGAACCGGCTTGCCGAAGCCATCCGGCTGCTGTGCAACGCACAGCGGATCGATTTGTACGGTGTCGCAACTTCATCGGTTGTAGCGCTCGATTTTTATCAGAAGCTGATCCGGATCGGAAAAAATTGCACCGCTTTTGCAGACCCTCATATGCAGATCACATCGGCTTCGACGCTTACAGACCGGGATGTGGCCGTCGCCATCTCTTATTCCGGTGAAACCGAGGAAACGATCAACGCATTGGCTTGCGCGAAAGACAGCGGGGCAGCAACGATCACCCTTACCTCATATGGCAGCAACACACTGGCATCCATGGCCGACATTCCCCTGTTCGTCTCCTCCCTGGAGGAAGGCATGCGCAGGGGTGACATGGCTTCAAGGATCGCCCAGCTTCATATTATTGATATTCTTTTCATGGGCATGAGCAGCGAGGAGTTCGGACAATACGTGCCCAAGCTCGAGCAATCTTACCAAAATGTCCGAAACTATCGCAAAAAATCAAGAGGAGGTCATTAA
- a CDS encoding FTR1 family protein — protein MLIIRHHLQTRTDSSKKTGALVFLILAFLVVLQLTVSPAIVKANPASSLDQLLPAVGSALVEAGQQQWQEAAGDLQQFKELWSSVKKSGDSNLTDPEAKVDAALADAEAKLKAEDANAKQALSELAKAVNAYVDAAAAQQNGGAKSGGGTESAGKLIPFAKESLAAMESKDWAKAKSSYQNIVNAWPKSETPIRSDNFAVYGQLETQISLVRIALQADPVREDQAVSEMKKLISLLSDYKDGKIQQTNGTNGSTYTLSDLLGWLETARQQTADGHSDKAADNMNQFIAAWPAVEGEVLISSPALYTKIENQMSEVSGYLLSTPPRSQEALTVMDEMKTSLTPIAGTHSYTAWDAALVLLREGLEAILVIAALLSYLKRSGNKEGRKYIWSGAGAGLILSLLLAFVFTYTIAQAASGSARELIEGITGLVAVVMMITVGQWLHSKSNTKAWNQYVGKQVGHALAKGSLWSLFSVALLAILREGAETTIFYIGMAPSIPMFQLILGVVIAFAILAVLGFAVIVLSATLPLRAFFLVATLLIYYLVFRFLGDSVHSLQVAGHLSAHTQTSLPSVSWLGMYPTWETFIPQMIILAYIVWQVLRQEIGNSKKSNVNA, from the coding sequence ATGCTGATAATCCGACATCATTTACAGACCAGAACCGACAGCAGCAAAAAAACTGGCGCACTCGTTTTCCTGATCCTCGCCTTTCTGGTTGTTCTCCAGCTGACTGTTTCTCCGGCAATAGTGAAAGCAAATCCTGCCTCTTCCCTAGATCAACTCCTGCCGGCCGTAGGCAGCGCCCTTGTGGAAGCAGGTCAGCAGCAGTGGCAGGAAGCTGCGGGCGATCTTCAGCAGTTTAAGGAGTTGTGGTCATCCGTTAAGAAATCCGGGGACAGTAACCTGACCGACCCGGAAGCCAAAGTCGATGCCGCCCTGGCTGACGCGGAGGCGAAACTGAAGGCAGAAGATGCTAACGCGAAGCAAGCACTCTCTGAACTTGCGAAAGCAGTCAACGCCTACGTGGATGCAGCTGCGGCGCAGCAAAACGGCGGCGCCAAGTCTGGCGGCGGCACAGAATCGGCCGGAAAGCTGATTCCATTTGCCAAGGAAAGTCTGGCGGCCATGGAGAGCAAGGATTGGGCCAAGGCCAAATCAAGCTACCAAAATATCGTTAATGCCTGGCCGAAAAGCGAAACGCCGATCCGCAGCGATAATTTCGCGGTCTACGGGCAGCTTGAAACCCAAATCAGCCTGGTGCGAATCGCGCTTCAAGCAGATCCTGTTCGCGAGGATCAGGCCGTTTCGGAAATGAAAAAACTGATCTCGCTTCTGAGCGATTATAAAGACGGGAAGATTCAGCAAACAAACGGAACAAATGGCAGCACCTATACTTTGTCTGATCTGCTGGGCTGGCTGGAAACCGCTAGACAGCAAACGGCAGACGGTCACAGCGACAAAGCAGCGGATAACATGAACCAATTTATAGCGGCCTGGCCTGCCGTTGAAGGCGAAGTCCTGATTTCTTCACCCGCTTTGTACACCAAAATTGAAAATCAAATGTCCGAAGTTTCCGGTTATCTTCTGTCCACGCCTCCGCGCAGCCAGGAAGCGCTGACCGTCATGGACGAAATGAAAACTTCTTTGACCCCGATCGCCGGAACCCACAGCTATACGGCCTGGGATGCAGCGCTTGTCCTGCTTCGGGAAGGGCTGGAGGCTATATTGGTAATCGCTGCCCTGCTCTCCTATTTGAAACGCAGCGGCAACAAGGAAGGCCGGAAATACATATGGTCCGGTGCAGGCGCCGGCCTCATATTGTCCCTTCTGCTGGCCTTTGTTTTCACTTATACGATCGCGCAAGCTGCCTCGGGCAGCGCCCGCGAGCTGATCGAAGGCATTACCGGCCTGGTCGCCGTTGTCATGATGATTACCGTAGGTCAGTGGCTGCACAGCAAATCAAACACCAAGGCGTGGAACCAATACGTCGGCAAGCAGGTTGGCCATGCGCTGGCGAAAGGCAGCCTTTGGTCTCTTTTCTCGGTAGCCTTGCTGGCCATTTTGCGCGAGGGAGCCGAGACGACCATCTTTTATATCGGTATGGCACCATCCATCCCGATGTTTCAATTGATCCTTGGCGTTGTCATTGCATTTGCCATTCTTGCTGTGTTGGGTTTTGCCGTCATCGTGTTGTCAGCAACCCTGCCGCTTCGGGCCTTCTTCCTGGTTGCTACGCTGCTGATTTACTACCTGGTATTCCGTTTCCTCGGAGATAGCGTTCACTCGCTGCAGGTCGCCGGACATCTATCCGCGCATACGCAGACTTCCCTGCCTTCCGTGTCATGGCTTGGCATGTATCCGACATGGGAAACCTTTATCCCGCAAATGATTATTTTGGCCTATATCGTATGGCAGGTTCTGCGGCAGGAAATCGGAAACAGCAAAAAATCCAATGTTAACGCATAG
- the efeB gene encoding iron uptake transporter deferrochelatase/peroxidase subunit — protein MSDHKQQPSNDSILNKSLTRRDVLRLAGTGGLGLILGGGAIGGLLTAENKRKEGARVSASNAEERIPFYGTHQAGIITPAQNFIYFAAFDMTATGSKALQKLFRAWTAAAAAMSEGQPVGDESGNYNLPPVDTGESAGLSPSRLTITFGAGPSLFDDRFGLGAKRPPSFTDLPAFNGDQLEPQWCGGDIGVQVCADDMQVAFHAVRNLARLARGTAVLRWVQEGFQRTAAADPKSGTPRNLLGFKDGTANPAVTNDQEMNKVVWAQSSDGPSWMAGGSYMAVRRIRMRIEIWDRSTLKDQEDTFGRYRGSGAPLGAVNEFDPVDLTAKDKSGNLMIPADSHVALARGDGSVQILRRSYSYSGGMDLKTGQLDAGLLFISFQRDLFKQFVPLQQKLAKNDRLNEYILHVGSAVFACFPGTSKNGYIGEVLF, from the coding sequence ATGTCAGATCATAAACAGCAACCTAGCAACGACTCCATATTAAACAAATCATTGACCCGTCGTGACGTTCTTCGTTTGGCGGGTACCGGCGGTCTTGGTCTTATTTTGGGCGGTGGCGCCATTGGCGGTTTGCTCACAGCCGAAAATAAACGGAAGGAAGGCGCCCGCGTTTCCGCATCCAATGCCGAAGAACGCATTCCTTTTTACGGAACGCACCAGGCGGGCATTATTACGCCTGCGCAAAATTTTATTTACTTTGCAGCCTTCGATATGACCGCGACCGGCAGCAAGGCGCTGCAGAAACTGTTTCGCGCCTGGACTGCGGCTGCGGCAGCCATGTCGGAAGGCCAACCTGTCGGCGATGAGAGCGGCAATTATAACCTGCCTCCGGTCGATACGGGCGAATCGGCGGGCCTGAGCCCATCCCGGCTCACGATTACTTTTGGCGCCGGTCCTTCGCTATTTGACGACCGTTTCGGCCTGGGAGCGAAGCGGCCCCCTTCCTTTACAGACCTGCCGGCCTTTAACGGCGATCAGTTGGAGCCGCAGTGGTGCGGAGGCGACATCGGCGTGCAGGTATGCGCTGACGATATGCAGGTTGCCTTCCATGCCGTGCGCAACCTCGCCCGTTTGGCGCGTGGAACGGCAGTTCTGCGCTGGGTACAGGAAGGCTTCCAGCGTACGGCCGCAGCCGATCCGAAAAGCGGCACTCCCCGCAACCTGCTTGGTTTCAAGGATGGAACAGCCAATCCAGCGGTTACAAATGACCAGGAAATGAACAAGGTGGTATGGGCCCAAAGCAGCGACGGCCCCTCCTGGATGGCGGGAGGAAGCTATATGGCCGTCCGCCGTATCCGGATGCGTATAGAGATTTGGGACCGTTCTACCCTGAAAGACCAGGAAGACACCTTTGGACGTTACCGCGGCAGCGGAGCTCCTCTTGGTGCAGTAAACGAATTTGATCCCGTAGATCTGACTGCCAAAGATAAAAGCGGAAATCTGATGATCCCCGCCGATTCCCATGTTGCATTGGCACGTGGCGACGGCTCGGTTCAAATCCTGCGCCGATCCTATTCGTACTCCGGTGGCATGGACCTCAAGACGGGCCAGCTTGATGCAGGACTGCTGTTTATCAGCTTCCAACGCGATTTGTTCAAACAATTCGTGCCTTTGCAGCAGAAGCTGGCTAAAAATGACCGCTTGAATGAATATATTCTGCATGTAGGCAGCGCCGTTTTCGCCTGCTTTCCAGGGACATCCAAAAACGGATACATCGGAGAAGTATTGTTCTGA
- the efeO gene encoding iron uptake system protein EfeO, which yields MRYKVVLPTGLLVASLLFSGCGQKEDTAADAKPTPPAAADNAGTAPASAPDFSAATKQYRSFAIEQCDLFVKETEKFTNAVKAGKLEEAKQLYAPARAYYERIEPVAESLGDLDPNIDARINDVDAAEWRGFHRIEKALWEDKTTAGQEGYADQLLKDAQLLRAKIETIDLDASLMVTGAVELLNEVSSSKVTGEEELYSHTDLYDFAANVEGAEKIFEILRPELAKKDAGLEKEIGERFAALKQELGAFKKGDGYVDYTELNQDQIRKLSQNLDALAEPLSNMGKILGV from the coding sequence TTGAGATATAAAGTTGTTCTGCCTACTGGCCTGCTTGTTGCTTCCCTGTTATTCAGCGGATGCGGGCAAAAAGAAGACACGGCTGCCGATGCCAAGCCTACCCCACCTGCCGCAGCCGATAATGCCGGGACGGCTCCGGCATCTGCACCCGACTTTTCCGCAGCAACCAAGCAGTACCGTTCCTTTGCGATTGAACAATGCGACCTTTTCGTCAAGGAAACGGAAAAATTCACAAATGCGGTTAAAGCCGGAAAACTCGAAGAAGCGAAGCAGCTTTATGCCCCTGCACGTGCTTATTACGAACGGATCGAACCGGTTGCCGAATCACTTGGCGATCTCGATCCCAATATCGATGCGCGGATAAATGACGTGGACGCTGCCGAATGGCGCGGATTCCACCGCATTGAGAAAGCGCTTTGGGAAGACAAAACGACGGCCGGGCAGGAAGGTTATGCCGACCAGCTTTTGAAGGACGCCCAGCTGCTCCGGGCCAAAATCGAAACGATTGATCTGGATGCGAGCCTGATGGTTACCGGAGCTGTAGAGCTTTTGAATGAGGTATCTTCCTCCAAAGTCACCGGCGAAGAAGAGCTTTATTCACATACGGATCTTTATGATTTTGCCGCCAATGTTGAGGGAGCAGAGAAAATTTTCGAGATTTTGAGACCGGAACTGGCGAAAAAGGATGCCGGACTAGAAAAGGAAATCGGCGAGCGATTCGCCGCCCTCAAGCAAGAGCTGGGCGCATTCAAAAAAGGCGACGGGTATGTGGATTATACCGAACTGAACCAAGATCAAATCCGCAAGCTCAGTCAAAACCTCGACGCATTAGCCGAACCTTTGTCCAATATGGGCAAAATCTTGGGAGTGTAA
- a CDS encoding helix-turn-helix domain-containing protein: protein MKGNDHKSKFLLTHREREVFELLVQDKTTRDIAGQLFISEKTVRNHISNVMQKLNVKGRSQAVVELIKLGELKI from the coding sequence TTGAAGGGGAACGATCATAAGAGCAAATTTTTATTGACTCACCGTGAACGTGAAGTGTTCGAACTGCTTGTTCAGGATAAAACGACTCGTGATATCGCCGGACAGTTGTTTATCAGTGAGAAGACGGTGCGGAACCATATCTCAAACGTGATGCAGAAACTCAATGTGAAAGGCCGCTCACAGGCCGTCGTCGAGCTGATCAAGCTCGGGGAATTAAAGATCTGA